Proteins co-encoded in one Haladaptatus sp. ZSTT2 genomic window:
- a CDS encoding ArsR family transcriptional regulator: protein MAHSSKSVDSDGFDTWTALKLITQDTRANLIADIVGHPKGMPSVPELDYTNPSIGRSAIDGHLRKLIEAGVIEAVELPAGERSRDLPYKFYRITPEARELFDRNNLFAESVWRETYAKVEKTPEILEMQSMPRPAVGEDA from the coding sequence ATGGCCCACAGTAGCAAGTCGGTTGACTCGGATGGGTTCGACACGTGGACGGCGCTCAAACTCATCACGCAGGACACGCGCGCCAACCTCATCGCCGACATCGTTGGTCACCCAAAAGGGATGCCGAGCGTTCCCGAACTCGATTACACCAACCCGAGCATCGGCCGGAGCGCCATCGACGGCCACCTCCGCAAACTCATCGAGGCGGGTGTTATCGAGGCGGTCGAACTCCCTGCCGGTGAACGCAGTCGTGACCTCCCGTACAAGTTCTACCGAATCACGCCGGAAGCTCGGGAACTGTTCGACCGCAACAACCTCTTTGCGGAATCAGTCTGGCGAGAAACCTACGCGAAGGTGGAAAAGACGCCTGAAATCCTCGAAATGCAGTCGATGCCTCGCCCCGCAGTTGGGGAGGACGCATAG
- a CDS encoding pyridoxamine 5'-phosphate oxidase family protein — translation MTIDDLGEYGVVQMDDDEVARFLASQHVGVLSLPTEGAPSMRPLSFWFDGERGLYFLYVGGETGRKALLSDAADTARFLVYRAEAMFNWRSVLLTGSINRVEDTDDRALDELLAVPQRPDLFKEVIDAEETVLYRFDITESTGIKHLGLPAGFETAD, via the coding sequence ATGACAATTGACGACCTGGGGGAGTATGGGGTAGTTCAAATGGACGACGACGAGGTGGCGCGATTCCTCGCAAGCCAGCACGTGGGCGTGCTCTCGCTTCCAACCGAGGGCGCGCCGAGTATGCGCCCGCTGTCGTTCTGGTTCGACGGCGAGCGCGGGCTCTACTTCCTCTACGTTGGCGGTGAGACCGGACGTAAAGCACTGTTGAGCGACGCGGCCGACACCGCACGCTTCCTCGTGTATCGTGCAGAGGCGATGTTCAACTGGCGGAGCGTTCTCCTCACGGGCAGCATCAATCGGGTCGAGGACACCGACGACCGCGCACTCGACGAACTCCTGGCCGTCCCACAGCGTCCCGACTTGTTCAAGGAGGTTATCGACGCAGAGGAGACAGTGCTCTATCGCTTCGATATCACGGAGTCAACGGGCATCAAGCACCTCGGGCTTCCAGCAGGGTTCGAAACGGCCGACTAA
- a CDS encoding sugar transferase, whose protein sequence is MVSGWAYRTASVAGTLLLTVLAVQVANHPIAQQLFTMLPVLERLPATTLTGGSLVLAVLTAVLVVIGVMFPLFKPQPRRILDVIAVTHKRVLIAGLALAAIGYFDYTYRLPRTTLLLVVGLLFGLLPAWFVGIRKSPDVGERAILVGDDLRGMIELLDETELPVLGYVAPPMPDRGMEHARKQSVTPGTAMADGGVNFEELPCLGGLSRLESILVEYDVDTVLLAFSSTDRAEFFGTLDTCYENGVQAKIHKRHADGVLTHNTSHEIIRNVDIEPWDWQDYMVKRTFDIAFSLLGLIVLSPVMLFIALVIKWDSKGPIFYSQQRTAERGETFKIYKFRSMVVDAEKESGVTISNEDAGRVDTRVTRVGQILRRTHLDEIPQLWPILKGEMSVVGPRPERPELDGEMEVATRHWNSRWFVKPGLTGLAQISGATGLNPKEKLQYDVEYIQKQSFSFDLKIVVRQLYSVFKNLF, encoded by the coding sequence ATGGTATCAGGGTGGGCGTATCGCACTGCGAGCGTCGCGGGCACGCTGCTGTTAACGGTTTTGGCCGTCCAAGTGGCCAATCATCCGATTGCTCAGCAGTTGTTCACGATGCTCCCTGTTTTAGAGCGGCTGCCCGCGACGACGCTTACCGGTGGGTCGCTCGTGTTGGCAGTTCTGACTGCGGTTCTCGTCGTGATTGGTGTGATGTTTCCACTGTTCAAACCCCAGCCACGGCGCATCCTCGACGTGATTGCCGTCACCCACAAACGCGTCCTGATTGCGGGACTCGCCCTCGCCGCGATTGGCTACTTCGACTATACGTATCGCCTCCCGCGGACGACGCTGTTGTTAGTGGTTGGCCTCTTGTTCGGCCTGCTCCCCGCGTGGTTCGTCGGCATTCGCAAATCTCCAGACGTCGGGGAGCGGGCGATTCTGGTTGGGGACGACCTCCGCGGCATGATAGAGCTGTTAGACGAGACGGAGCTGCCGGTGCTCGGGTACGTTGCCCCGCCGATGCCCGACCGCGGCATGGAACACGCACGCAAACAGTCGGTGACGCCGGGCACGGCGATGGCCGACGGCGGCGTGAACTTCGAGGAATTGCCGTGTCTGGGTGGGTTGTCTCGGTTGGAGAGTATTCTCGTCGAGTACGACGTGGACACCGTCTTGTTGGCGTTTTCGAGTACGGACCGGGCAGAGTTCTTCGGGACGTTGGATACGTGTTATGAAAACGGCGTACAAGCGAAAATACACAAACGCCACGCAGACGGCGTGTTAACCCATAATACGAGCCACGAAATTATTAGAAATGTCGATATTGAACCGTGGGATTGGCAAGATTATATGGTCAAGCGAACATTCGATATCGCCTTTTCACTCCTCGGGCTAATTGTGCTCTCACCGGTAATGCTGTTCATCGCACTCGTAATAAAATGGGACAGCAAAGGGCCAATATTCTACAGTCAACAACGGACCGCTGAGCGTGGCGAGACATTCAAAATTTACAAATTTAGGAGTATGGTCGTAGACGCAGAGAAAGAGTCTGGGGTGACCATTAGTAACGAAGATGCTGGCAGAGTCGATACGCGAGTTACGAGAGTTGGACAGATACTTAGAAGAACTCATCTCGACGAAATTCCCCAGCTGTGGCCAATCTTGAAAGGTGAGATGAGCGTGGTTGGGCCACGCCCAGAGCGTCCAGAGTTGGATGGTGAAATGGAGGTTGCGACACGACACTGGAACTCGCGTTGGTTTGTGAAACCGGGGTTAACTGGTCTCGCACAAATCAGTGGTGCAACGGGACTCAATCCGAAAGAAAAACTCCAATACGATGTCGAATATATCCAAAAGCAATCATTTTCATTCGACCTAAAAATCGTTGTCCGGCAACTCTATAGCGTGTTCAAAAATCTATTCTAG
- a CDS encoding alpha/beta fold hydrolase encodes MSDPQNHYATVDGHRLHYLRAGASGPPVVLLHGGIIDAAHLSWGAVIEPLAEQFQVYALDLLGYGQSDIPDGPYTTDRHIDMLDGFLDAVGLDETNLVGISLGGGIVLGFTLRAPDRVSRLCLIDSYGLGNELPNGRLSYVLAQIPQFNRLSIGLLKRSRKLARASLGSIVYDLDTVSEQVVDDFYEQLQRPGVATAFRSWRKHEVTPSGYRTVYTDRLDEVDTPTLLLHGAADEVFPAAWSERAARQLANAECTVIAECAHWLPQEKPELCVERLTDFLE; translated from the coding sequence ATGAGTGACCCGCAAAACCACTACGCGACTGTCGATGGCCACCGACTCCACTACCTGCGAGCGGGGGCGAGTGGCCCGCCCGTTGTCTTGCTCCACGGTGGCATCATCGACGCCGCACACCTCTCGTGGGGAGCCGTCATCGAACCGCTCGCAGAACAGTTTCAGGTGTACGCCCTCGATTTGCTTGGCTACGGGCAAAGCGACATCCCTGACGGCCCGTACACGACCGACCGCCACATCGACATGCTCGATGGCTTCCTCGATGCAGTCGGCCTCGACGAGACGAATCTCGTGGGTATCTCGCTCGGTGGGGGCATCGTGTTGGGATTCACCCTACGAGCACCAGACCGCGTCTCTCGGCTCTGTCTCATCGACAGCTACGGCCTCGGGAACGAGTTGCCAAACGGCCGCCTCTCGTACGTCCTCGCGCAAATCCCGCAGTTCAACCGGCTCTCGATTGGGCTGTTGAAACGCAGTCGAAAGCTCGCGCGGGCGAGTCTTGGGTCGATTGTCTACGATCTCGACACGGTGAGCGAGCAGGTGGTGGACGACTTCTACGAACAGTTACAGCGACCCGGCGTGGCGACGGCGTTTCGAAGCTGGCGCAAACACGAGGTTACTCCCTCTGGGTACAGAACCGTGTACACCGACCGGCTGGACGAAGTAGACACGCCGACGCTCTTGCTGCACGGCGCGGCAGACGAGGTGTTTCCCGCGGCGTGGAGCGAACGTGCGGCTCGGCAGTTGGCGAATGCAGAGTGTACCGTGATAGCCGAGTGCGCCCACTGGCTCCCCCAAGAAAAGCCCGAGTTGTGCGTAGAGCGACTCACAGACTTTCTGGAGTAG
- a CDS encoding alpha/beta fold hydrolase, translating to MGRGPPLVLVHGTSADHTSWRAISPLLADHVTLYAMIRRGRGESGDAAEYALEREAEDVVALVEAIDQPVVLFGHSFGGLCALEAAVQTNTLCGLILYEPAIPMRGHLYDDEVLAEMQSLLTGGANEQMLHLFLREIAELSGDQIDALCASPAWPSRVKAAHTVLREAYAEEAYVFDPRRFAAVTTPTILLAGGNSPSSFRDATAAVADALPNSRIVTLDGQEHVAYYTNPELFVETVLGFIEQVA from the coding sequence ATGGGACGTGGTCCTCCACTCGTCCTCGTTCACGGGACGAGTGCGGATCACACGAGTTGGCGCGCGATTAGTCCCTTGCTTGCAGACCACGTCACGCTGTACGCGATGATTCGCCGGGGGCGCGGGGAGAGCGGCGATGCAGCCGAGTACGCCCTTGAACGGGAGGCAGAAGACGTTGTGGCGCTCGTCGAAGCCATCGACCAACCGGTGGTGTTGTTCGGCCACTCGTTCGGCGGACTCTGTGCGCTGGAAGCGGCCGTGCAAACGAACACGCTCTGCGGGCTCATCCTCTACGAACCGGCGATTCCGATGCGCGGCCATCTCTATGACGACGAGGTGCTCGCCGAGATGCAGTCGCTTCTCACTGGCGGAGCAAACGAACAGATGCTCCACTTGTTCTTGCGGGAGATCGCGGAGCTCTCGGGTGACCAAATTGACGCGCTGTGCGCCTCTCCCGCCTGGCCGTCTCGCGTGAAGGCTGCCCACACAGTGCTCCGCGAGGCGTACGCAGAAGAGGCGTATGTGTTCGACCCACGCCGATTCGCTGCGGTGACGACGCCAACCATCTTGCTGGCGGGGGGCAACAGTCCATCTTCTTTCCGTGACGCGACGGCGGCGGTGGCTGACGCGCTCCCCAACAGTCGAATCGTCACGTTGGACGGCCAGGAACACGTCGCCTACTACACAAACCCGGAACTGTTTGTAGAGACAGTGCTGGGTTTCATCGAGCAGGTTGCGTAA
- a CDS encoding alginate lyase family protein, which translates to METADERDGGDGLRSDDETPRGLYRRSFLAAALGAGVALAGCVQQPTEQPTTTQTGDDLEPTTTITPTEPAYVTYAGFLDEDELTAIQRKVAAREDPWYSGFLALRRSANRALGTRPTSVVTNGAPDGVAANRFATDADRTDYSNALQMSHAIRDLGMAYAFTGDDRYAQKAISLLDHWCLDPETAMYPSGRNHGEAYFSIEIYITIPTMIYGASFLSGHEAWAETHGGEAAFRAWVEAFRQDLEAGREQNRYTGVVKNNIFAWWIFSRATAAAYLDDRDALDTAFDDWRSGALDQITEDGLLEYERQREDGLQYSMYGLKALTMTAEIARHYDEDLYDYRTADVPETSALKRAFTYYARYVASSDGWEWGIGDNGYTKDEQEEGASVYELAYSQWSDDAYLDAVNAVGRPVFDRRILGWTSLTHANRFAL; encoded by the coding sequence GTGGAAACTGCGGATGAGCGCGATGGGGGAGACGGGTTACGGAGTGACGATGAAACACCGCGAGGGCTGTACCGGCGTTCTTTCCTCGCAGCCGCACTCGGGGCGGGCGTCGCGCTCGCGGGCTGTGTCCAGCAACCAACCGAACAGCCGACGACAACACAAACGGGAGACGACCTTGAGCCGACGACGACAATCACGCCCACTGAGCCAGCGTACGTCACCTATGCGGGCTTTCTCGACGAAGACGAACTCACGGCGATTCAGCGGAAGGTTGCGGCGCGCGAAGACCCATGGTACAGCGGCTTTCTCGCACTCAGACGGAGTGCGAACCGGGCACTCGGGACGAGGCCGACGAGTGTCGTGACGAATGGCGCGCCTGACGGCGTGGCGGCAAACCGGTTTGCGACCGACGCAGACCGCACCGACTACTCGAACGCCCTCCAGATGAGCCACGCCATCCGCGACCTCGGGATGGCGTATGCGTTCACCGGCGACGACCGCTACGCACAGAAGGCCATCTCGCTGCTCGACCACTGGTGTCTCGACCCCGAGACGGCGATGTACCCCTCCGGACGAAATCACGGGGAGGCGTACTTCTCGATCGAGATTTACATCACCATCCCCACGATGATTTATGGCGCGTCGTTCCTCTCGGGTCACGAAGCGTGGGCAGAGACCCACGGCGGCGAGGCAGCTTTCAGAGCGTGGGTCGAGGCGTTCCGCCAAGACCTCGAAGCCGGGCGCGAGCAGAACCGCTATACTGGCGTGGTCAAGAACAACATCTTCGCGTGGTGGATTTTCTCCCGTGCGACCGCTGCCGCGTATCTGGACGACAGAGACGCGCTCGACACGGCGTTCGACGACTGGCGAAGTGGCGCACTCGACCAAATTACCGAAGACGGACTGCTCGAATACGAACGCCAGCGCGAAGACGGCCTGCAGTACTCGATGTACGGCCTGAAAGCGCTCACCATGACCGCCGAAATCGCGCGCCACTACGACGAAGATCTCTATGACTATCGGACAGCGGATGTTCCAGAAACGAGCGCCCTCAAGCGGGCGTTCACCTACTACGCGAGATACGTCGCAAGCAGTGACGGCTGGGAGTGGGGCATTGGGGATAACGGCTATACCAAAGACGAACAAGAGGAGGGTGCATCGGTGTACGAACTCGCCTACTCGCAATGGAGCGATGATGCCTACCTCGATGCGGTCAATGCGGTGGGCAGGCCAGTGTTCGACCGTCGGATTTTGGGGTGGACGTCGCTCACGCACGCGAATCGGTTTGCGTTGTAA